One genomic window of Solanum dulcamara chromosome 12, daSolDulc1.2, whole genome shotgun sequence includes the following:
- the LOC129876006 gene encoding endochitinase 4-like → MRLSEFTIFSLLFSLLLLTASAEQCGKQAGGAGCASGLCCSNFGWCGNTNDYCGDGKCQSQCPSGPSPKPPTPGPGGDLGSVISNSMFDQMLKHRNDNACQGKGNFYSYNAFINAARSFRGFGTTGDTTARKREIAAFFAQTSHETTGGWPTAPDGPYAWGYCFLREQGSPGDYCTPSSQWPCAPGRKYFGRGPIQISHNYNYGPCGRAIGVDLLNNPDLVATDPVISFKSAIWFWMTPQSPKPSCHDVITGRWKPSGSDQAANRLPGFGVITNIINGGLECGHGNDNRVQDRIGFYKRYCGILGVSPGGNLDCGNQRPFGNGLLVDTM, encoded by the exons ATGAGGCTTAGTGAATTCACAATATTTTCATTACTATTTTCTCTACTTTTGCTGACTGCCTCGGCTGAACAATGTGGTAAGCAGGCGGGAGGTGCGGGTTGTGCCTCGGGACTCTGTTGTAGCAACTTTGGCTGGTGTGGTAACACAAATGACTATTGTGGTGATGGCAAATGTCAAAGCCAGTGTCCTTCTGGCCCTTCTCCGAAACCACCTACCCCTGGCCCCGGTGGGGACCTTGGAAGTGTCATCTCAAATTCCATGTTTGATCAGATGCTTAAGCATCGCAACGATAATGCCTGCCAAGGAAAGGGTAATTTCTATAGCTACAATGCCTTCATCAATGCTGCCAGGTCTTTTCGTGGCTTTGGCACTACTGGTGATACCACTGCTCGAAAAAGGGAAATTGCTGCTTTCTTTGCCCAAACCTCCCATGAAACTACTG GAGGATGGCCTACAGCACCAGATGGACCATACGCATGGGGTTACTGTTTCCTTAGAGAACAAGGTAGCCCGGGTGACTACTGTACGCCAAGTAGTCAATGGCCTTGTGCTCCTGGAAGGAAATATTTCGGACGAGGCCCCATCCAAATTTCACA CAACTACAACTACGGGCCATGTGGAAGAGCCATCGGAGTGGACCTTTTAAACAATCCTGATTTAGTAGCCACAGATCCAGTTATCTCATTCAAGTCAGCCATCTGGTTCTGGATGACCCCTCAATCACCAAAGCCTTCTTGCCACGATGTCATCACCGGGAGATGGAAACCATCCGGCTCTGATCAAGCAGCTAATCGCCTCCCTGGATTTGGTGTCATCACTAACATCATCAATGGTGGTCTGGAATGTGGTCACGGGAATGATAACAGGGTCCAGGATCGAATTGGGTTTTACAAGAGGTATTGTGGAATTCTTGGAGTTAGTCCAGGTGGCAATCTTGATTGCGGCAACCAGAGGCCTTTTGGGAACGGACTCTTAGTCGATACTATGTAA